A stretch of DNA from Halorubrum sp. BOL3-1:
AGAACTGCGTGAGGTGGACGTTGCCGACGGGGTCGACGTCCGCGACGCGCTCGCCGGTCGGGTCGCCGCCGTTGCGTTCGAGGTACCGGTAGATCAGCGCCGCGCGGTCGGTCCCCATCTCGCGGTCGGCGTACTCGACGAGGTGGCCCGCGTCGGCGTAGTTGCCGACGAGCAGGGTCTCTATCTCCTCGCCCGCGTCGTGGTACTCGCGGGTGAGGTCACAGAGGTCGGTGACCGCTTTTCGGGTCGCCTCCGGCGAGAGGTCGATGTCGGAGATGTCGGCCCCGCGACCGCCGTAATCGAGGTGGTAGAAGCAGAACCGGTCGACGCCGACGTCGACGAGCAGGTCGACGACGCCCTCCAGGTCCGCGACGTTGTGTTCCGTGATCGTGTACCGCAGCCCCGTTTTGAGCCCGACGTCGAGGCACGCCTCGATCCCGCGGACCGCGGCGTCGAACGCGCCCTCCTCACCGCGGATCTCGTCGTTGCGCTCGGGGAGGCCGTCGACCGAGACGCCGGCGTACTTGAGACCGGCCCGCTTCAACTCGCTGGCGCGCTCGCGGGTGAGGAGGGTGCCGTTCGTCGAGAGAACCGGGCGGACCCCGGCGTCGTCGGCGTACGCGATCAGCTCCGGCAGGTCCTCGCGGACGAGTGGTTCGCCGCCGGAGAAGAGGAGGACCGGGACGCCGAAGTCCGCGAGGTCGTCGATAAGCGCCTTCCCCTCCGCGGTCGACAACTCGTTCGGAGCGCCCTCGGCGTCGGCGCCGGCGTAACAGTGTTCGCAGTAGAGGTTACACCGCTTCGTGGCGTTCCAGACGACGACCGGCCGCTGTTGTACCTCCTCCGTGATCTGCGGTTTCTTCGAGCCGTCGGCCGCGTCGTAGCGGAGTCCGTCGCTCTCGGCGTCGAGTCCGCAGAGCAGTTTGCTGACGGAGATCACCGCGAGCCCTCCGCGTCGTCGACCGGCGCCCCGCCACGGGAGGCGGTTGGCGTCCCCTCGGTCTCCTCGTAGACGCGCGGCTCGTCGGCGTCCCCGGACGGTTCGGCGTCGGACTCGTCACCCGCCGGCGCGTCGGCTTCGCCGGCCGTCGACGTGCCCGCTCCGTCCGCCTCGTCGCCAGCGAGCGATTCCGCGGAGTACCGGGACACCTCCGCGGTCGGACACACCCACACGTCGCGGGCGTACCACGCGAAGAGCTTGCTCGCCTCCTCGTGGGCGACGTCCGGCGTCGGCGCGGCGACCGTACCGACGTGACGGAGCGGGTCCGACTCCTCCTCGCGGACGAACACCTCGAACCGGCGACCGTCGGCCGACCGCGGCCCATTCGCGCTCTCGCTTCGGCCCGTCTTCTCGACCATACGCTCCGTACGGACGGTTCCCCGAACGGGGTTTCGCGCGTTCTCACGGCAGCGAAACCCGCCCGAACAGGTTCGGGCGGGCGCGAGCCACGGGGCGCAACCGTAACTCGGGAGAGAACGAGGCGCGACCGTCACTCGGGAGCAGAGCGACGAGCGAGAGGCTGGGGGACGAAGCTGAGAGGAGTACGGCGATCGCGGCGGCGGCGATCCCGCGTGAGAACGGCCCGCTACCGGAGTAGGGGAGAACCGATCAGATGACGCGGTTCTGTAGGTAGTCGAGGTGTTTCGCGTTGTAGACGATCTTGACCTCGTCGGTGGCCGGGCTCCCGATACAGGTGAGGCGGACGTCCTTCTCTTCGACCTCCTCGTCGGAGAGGATCTGCTGCATGTCCATGTCGATATCGCCCTTCTTCACGATGGACGCGCAGTTCGCGCAGGCGCCGGCGCGGCACGAGAAGGGCCAGTCGTAGCCCTGCGCCTCGGCGGATTCGAGGATGTACTCGCCCTGGTTGACTTCGAGGGTACCGTAATCCTCGTCGTCGAGGCCGGCGGCGGCGGCCTCCTCAAAGAGGTCGTCGTCGTCCATCGACAAGCCGTGGTCGTCGAGCACTTCGTAGTTGAGGTATTCTACTGTGGGCATCGAATACTGGTTGGGTTTCCACCTCATTAGGCTTTGCTGTTCCCCGCCTGTCGCCCCCGGAGAAAAGGGCCGTATTACCGAACACGTTCGACCGACTGCGGTGATTCCGGCGGCTCTCGTGGCGCACCGACGCGTCGAACCGCGCTCCCGCCGGTCCCCGCCCGCTCCCGTGACAGCCCGTTATCACGGCTGATACGGCGTGAGTAACAATAAATAGCGTACGGCGCTCAGGTCGGATCGATGGAGGAGTCCGTCGTCGCCGACTTCGTCGGCCGCGTTCACGCGGCGAGCCTACAGACCGACGGTCCGGTGACCGGTCGCGTGCTGTTGAGCCAGCGGCGACTGGTCCTCGCGACGGACGACGGCAAGGAGACGGTCCCGCTCTCGCGGGTGTTCGATGTCGTCGTCGGGAGCGTCCCCGGCGACCTGCGCTCCTTTTTCAACGACAGCGTCACCGTGGCGTACGAGCGCGACGGATCGCGGCGCTCGGCGCTCGTTGAGGGCGAACCCGAAGACATGGACCGGTTCGTCAGGCTGCTGTTCAAAACGCTGTTGCGGAGCGTGACCGTCACGGTGCGACACCCGGCGAAGGTCGGCGGCCGCGTCACGGACGCGACCGACCACCGCGCGTCGGTGTCGGTGTCGCCGGGCGAGATACGGTTCGGCGACTGTCCGGAGCCGTTCACCGTCGACCTCTCCGCGGTGATCGACTACGAGCGCACCGCCCGAACCCTCGGCGGGACGACGCGGCCGGCGCTCGTCTTCCGCCACGTCGACGACGACCGGACGGTCACGTCGATCACGACCGTGCCGAACGAGTGGGCGCTCAACATCCTCGGTCGGTACATAAAGATCGAGTACGGCGACGCGATGGAGGAGCTGGAGTCGTTCGACCCGACCGAAGAGCAGCTGGAGATACTTGTCTCCATCTACTCCGCCGGCGGCGAGGCGAACATCGCGGACATCGTCACCGGCGACGTCACCCAGACGTCGATGATCCTCGACACGCTGCGCGAGGCCGGCCTCGTGGCCGACGGCGACAGCGGGGCGGCGCTCACCCGCAAGGGACAGATGGTCGTGAGCTCCTACCTCGAATCGGTCAACGCGTAGCGGTCGGGAAGCGCTCCTCGCCGTGAGCGGCCCGTTCCGTGTGGGAGGTCCGTCGCGGGTGGACCGCGCAGGGGAACCTTCATATTCGTGTAACCGTAGGTATCTCTCATGTCAGAGCGCGACCACCGCGGCGGCGAGACGCCCCTCGATGCCGTGGTCCGCAAGCGGGGAATCGGCGCGCCCGGCGAGTCGGGAGAGACGGACTCGCCCGGGGGTGAGACGGCTCCGATCGACGCCGGCGAGCCGGGACCGCGCACGGTGCGCGTCCCGGAGGCGCACGACCACGACACGTTCTCCGTCGAGGGGATCGACACCGACCGCCGCGAGGGGCTGTTGGCGGCGGTCCTCCGCGATGTCGACGGCGTCAGCGACGCCTCGGTGACCGCGCGTAACGGGACGGTCGGCGTCCACCACGACCCGTCGCTGTCGCGCGACGCGCTCATCGAGGTCTTGGCGGAGTGCGGGCTAATCGTCGCGCCCGGCGACGAGGCGTTCGAGGCGCGCCGCGCCTCGCAGTTCGCGTCGGCCCGCGTCGCGGTCGCGGTCCTGTTCGGCCTGATGGTCGCGACGCCGTACGTCGCGGTGCTGTACCCGACGCGCGTCGAGTGGCTGTTCTACGACCCCGTGACGGTCCAGTACCTCCAGTCGATCCTCGACTCGCAGATGACGACGCACTTCTTCATCAACCTCGGCGCGCTCTCCGGGATCGCGTTCCTCGTCGCTTGCGGTCCCACCGTCCGCCGCGCGCTCGCGGCGGCCCGCGACGCTCGGTTCACCAACGAGGTCGCGTTCGTCGGGGGGCTCGTCGCCCTCTACGGGTACAGCACGCTGGCCGCGTTCACTGGGTTCGAGGGCGCGGTCCACTACGACTTGGTCGCGTACGCGGTCGTCGTCGCGACCCTGTGGACGCAGTTCGGCGTCACGGACACCGCGGTCGACCCCGCCACCGGCCGGGAGTCCGCGGCGGAGGCGCCCCCCGACGCCGAGACCGACGAGCCGGTCGCGATGACCGACGGCGGGCGCTGACGCGGACGCGACGCGGTCCCGTTCCTCCGAGTCACTCGGCCGCGGAGTCGCGTCCGGCGACCGGCGTCTCGCTGTCGTCGACCGCGACGACGTCCTCAACGGTCACCTCGTCGCCGACGACGAGGGTGTTCCCCCACGAACGCTCCTCGACGACGGTGTTGACCATCAGCCGGAAGTCGTGGTCGAAGCGGTCGCTCGCGGTCCACTCCGGGAGCGTCTCGCGCCGTCGGCGGACGAACGTCTCGCGGAACCCGTCGATTTCGGCGCCCGTGTCCGGGTCACGAGAGGGGACCACACAGCGCTGACACGGGTTGACCCCGATCAGTTCGGTGTCACCGACCGCGACGCGGACGCCCTCCCCGCGGTCCGCGAACAGCCGGTCCTCGAAGAAGGCGGGGCAGTCGTCCAACACGACGTTCGGCCGGAGCCGGCGGCGCATCTCCGTCGCGCCCGCGAGCCCGTCGAACCACGACGCGACGGTCTCCAGCGTCGCCCGCGAGACGACCGTCGGGCCGTGCGCGGCCGAGTCGTCGGGGAAGCCGCCCGCGGGGTCGCGGACGAGGTCGACCGGGTATCCGAGGTACTCCCCGACCCAGTCGGCAAGCTCGTCGCCCCGGTCGGGGACCGCGAAGGTACGCTCGTCGGCGGGAGCGCGGTCCGTCGACGGCCGCGAGAGCGTCACGGCAGTCGGGGTCGCGTCCGTCGGTCCGGTGAGGTCGTACTCGGCGCGGAGCCCGTGGACCGCCGGCTCGCTCTTCCCGTTCACGTAGCCGCCGCCACCGCCTACCGAGGCCGTCTCGGGGTCGACGCCGGCCTCGACGAGCGCGTACGAGCGGTCGCCGCGGAGCGCGCCCTCTGGACCGATCGCGGCGCGGTCGACGGCGACGCCGTCACAGGACTTCAGCGGGTAGGCGACGAGTTCACCGACGCGTGTCATGGCGGGAGTTCGGCGGCCCGGACAAAAAGCGATCGGCCGACAGGGGCGTGACCCGCCGAACGGACGTCGGAGACGTCCGGAACGGCGGACGGCTCAGAACGGCCCGGCGACGAACCCGAGAGCCATGACGACGAGGTGGTCGCGGAGTTCGATCGGGCCGAAGCCCGCGAGATGAAGAAGACGCGGCCGGCCGTAGTCGTTCAAAACGATATCGGAAATCGGAACTCCAGTACGACTATCGTCGCGCCCGCCACAGGGACCTACCGCGAGTATCCGTTCGAGGTGTTCATCGGGGCAGACGGGTCACCGTTCGAAAAGGATTTCTCAGTCCGATCAGACCAGATCCGAACCGTCTCGCTCCCGAAACGAATTCACTCGGTCGTCGTTCACTCGACGGATCCACGATGAGCGAAGTCGACGAGGCTCTGAATCTGAGCCTCGGCCTCGACTGAGCTATCGGCTCTCCCGCTGCTCAACCTTGTTCAACTCGATCAGCAGCCGGAAGATCGCCTTCACGAGGTTGGCATCGACGTCGAACTGCTCGGCGTTCTCGCCCGCCCGCTCCATCACGCGCTCCTCTTGGCCCTCGTCGGTGGTCGGGAGGTCGCGGTCCTCCTTGACGGCCGCGACCGTGTCGGCGACGTAGGTGCGGCGGGCGATCAGTTCCACGATCTCGCGGTCGATGTCCTCGATCTCGCGGCGCAGTTCGTCGAGGCTCCGGTTCTCGGTGTTGGGTGTGTCGCTCATTGGTAGGTCACTCGACGGCCGCGCCGTCGTTTCTTGTGGTCGTTCGTCGCAGCGTTCCGGAGCGGCCGCCCCACGCGTCGACGACCGCGTCGAGGTCGGTCTCGGGGTCGGCGGGGTCCGCGACGGCGACGACGCTCGGCCCGGTACCCGACAGCGACACCGCGGTCGCGTGCGGCATCGCCTCGACCGCGGGGTCGGCGTCGAAGCCGAGCGCGGCGGAGAAGGCCAGCCCGTTCACCGTCATCGCCTCGCCGTACCGGCCGTCGAGCGCGAGGTCTGCCACGAGGTCGGCCATCGGCGCCACCGCCTCGCATCGCGCCACGTCGGCGTCTGCGCTGTACGCCCGCTCCGGCGGGGTCCAGACGAGGACGTCCCAGTCGACGGTCTCGCGGGCGCGCAGCTCGTCGGCGTCGTTGTCGGTGACCGTGACGCCGCCGAGCATCGACGCCGTCGCGTCGTCGAACGCGCCCGTGACGGTGACGCCGGCCGCGCGGGCCGCCCGCACGCCGAGCCGACAGGCCTCCAGTCGAGTCACGTCGACCGCGGGGTCGTCCGGACCGTCGCCGACCGCGAGCCCGAGCGCGTCGCAGGTCGCGAGGACGGTCGCGTTGGCGGCCGCGCTGGAGCTTTTCAGTCCCGCCGCCAGCGGGACATCGCTGTCGGTTCTGACGGTCCCGCCCTCGCCGTCGCCCCAGCGCTCGGTCGCGAGGGCGACGCAGCGCTCGATCAGGTCGGTGTCGCCGTCGGCGTCCTCGGCAATTTCGCCCTCGACGAGGTCGGCAGCGGGGTCGAGTTCGACGGTCGCGCGCGTTTCGACATCGATGCCGAACGCCGCGCCCGTGCCGGTCGCGAGCGCGTTCAACACGGTACCGGCGCCGAGCGCCGCCGCCCGTCCCTCCATGGATCCACGGCTCGCGAGCGCGGACAAAGAGGTAGCGATCACGGCGAGACTCTCGGCCGCCCGTCGCGGAGCGCGCCGGGAACGAGCCGGTCAGAGCGGCTCCGCGCGGCGCACCGCCGCGTCGACGACGTAGCGGTCGGGATCGGGACGAACAGACGTCTCACCGCTCTCGAACCGGATCGTCACGTCGAACGTCCGGGAATCGGAGCCGTCGAACCGGTCGTCGGACGGGAACCGTCGCGTCGCGTCTCCGAAGCCGACGGCCTCACGCTCGTCGGACCCAGCCGGCGTCGCGTACGCGTCGACGCGGAGCTTGACGAATCCGTAGTCGAACCGACCCGCGTTCTCGACGGTCAACCGCGCCTCGACCCTCGTTCGCCCGCCGCTCTCGGTCACGTTCAGAACCGTCGTATCGGTGACGATCAGCCCCGACCCGTCGGGACCGACCTCGTCCGGCGTGGTCTCGTCGGCGTCATCGCTTCCACCGTTGCCGTCGGATCCGTCGTCTCCCGCGTCCGAGTCGTCGTTCCCGGCCTCCCCGTCGTCCGTCTGTCTGGTCGCGTCGCCATCGACGGCCTCCTCCTCGGAGGTCACGAGGCAGCCGGCGAGCAGTCCGGTGACGCCGACCGCGAGGACGCCCCGCCGCGAGGCGCGTCGGGAGGATCGATCGGCGTCGCGGCGACCGTCCGGCTCCGCGTCGGCGTCGTCGCGCTCGGGGGCGTTATCGCGGGTCATCGCATCACCGTCCCGAGGACCCCGGTCGACGCCCCCACGGCGCCGGACACGAACGCTGTCGCGAGCGTCGGTACGAACGCGTCCGCCACCCCGTGCGCCTGTGCCGCGGCGTCGCCCTGCGACACGACGATCACCGTGACCCCGACCAGCCCGTACGCCAGCGCGCCGAGGCCGGTCCCGAGTCCGCAGGTCGTCGCGGCGGCGACGACCCCCCGAGCCCGCGACCCGACGAGGACACCGAGGACGCCGGCGAGCGGAACCGCGGCCACGAGGACGGTCGCGGTCGCGGCGAGGTACGACTGCGCGACGAACACGGGTCCGAACCGGGCCGTCTCGCCGGTCGCGGCGGTCGCCAGCGCCGCCTCGGCCCACCCCGTCGCGGCCGCGCCGACGATGCCGGTGCCGGCGCCGACGAGCGCGAACACCGCGGCCACGAGACCGATCTCGTTCGCGTTCACGCGCCGGTCACCCACCCGTGCCGCAGCCTGTCGTGCCAGCCGGTCCGTTCCTCCCAGGCGTCGCCGGAGAAGCCGGTCGCGAGCAGGAACTCGCCGGCGCGGACGACGTAGCCGTACTGGACGCCGGCGTGCTCGTCGAAGCCGTACCGCTCGCCTTCAGCCTCGCGGTGATAGAAGCGGTGCCACGCGGTCGGCCCGTCGTCGGTCTCCGCGTCGGTGTCACCGTCGGCGTCCGCCTCGCCGTCCGAGTCGGAGTCGGTCCCGTTCTCGGTCGCCGAGCTGTTCCCGCTGAAGTCGGAGCCGG
This window harbors:
- a CDS encoding TIGR04347 family pseudo-SAM/SPASM protein: MISVSKLLCGLDAESDGLRYDAADGSKKPQITEEVQQRPVVVWNATKRCNLYCEHCYAGADAEGAPNELSTAEGKALIDDLADFGVPVLLFSGGEPLVREDLPELIAYADDAGVRPVLSTNGTLLTRERASELKRAGLKYAGVSVDGLPERNDEIRGEEGAFDAAVRGIEACLDVGLKTGLRYTITEHNVADLEGVVDLLVDVGVDRFCFYHLDYGGRGADISDIDLSPEATRKAVTDLCDLTREYHDAGEEIETLLVGNYADAGHLVEYADREMGTDRAALIYRYLERNGGDPTGERVADVDPVGNVHLTQFWQGYSPGNVRDRSFGAIWSDESNPLLSGLREREERLSGRCADCAYRSVCRGGSRLRALSAHGDPFAPDPKCYLTEAERAGEAALARPGGTDRSAPADD
- a CDS encoding Htur_1727 family rSAM-partnered candidate RiPP → MVEKTGRSESANGPRSADGRRFEVFVREEESDPLRHVGTVAAPTPDVAHEEASKLFAWYARDVWVCPTAEVSRYSAESLAGDEADGAGTSTAGEADAPAGDESDAEPSGDADEPRVYEETEGTPTASRGGAPVDDAEGSR
- the fer gene encoding ferredoxin Fer, with protein sequence MPTVEYLNYEVLDDHGLSMDDDDLFEEAAAAGLDDEDYGTLEVNQGEYILESAEAQGYDWPFSCRAGACANCASIVKKGDIDMDMQQILSDEEVEEKDVRLTCIGSPATDEVKIVYNAKHLDYLQNRVI
- a CDS encoding CheF family chemotaxis protein: MEESVVADFVGRVHAASLQTDGPVTGRVLLSQRRLVLATDDGKETVPLSRVFDVVVGSVPGDLRSFFNDSVTVAYERDGSRRSALVEGEPEDMDRFVRLLFKTLLRSVTVTVRHPAKVGGRVTDATDHRASVSVSPGEIRFGDCPEPFTVDLSAVIDYERTARTLGGTTRPALVFRHVDDDRTVTSITTVPNEWALNILGRYIKIEYGDAMEELESFDPTEEQLEILVSIYSAGGEANIADIVTGDVTQTSMILDTLREAGLVADGDSGAALTRKGQMVVSSYLESVNA
- a CDS encoding MOSC domain-containing protein — protein: MTRVGELVAYPLKSCDGVAVDRAAIGPEGALRGDRSYALVEAGVDPETASVGGGGGYVNGKSEPAVHGLRAEYDLTGPTDATPTAVTLSRPSTDRAPADERTFAVPDRGDELADWVGEYLGYPVDLVRDPAGGFPDDSAAHGPTVVSRATLETVASWFDGLAGATEMRRRLRPNVVLDDCPAFFEDRLFADRGEGVRVAVGDTELIGVNPCQRCVVPSRDPDTGAEIDGFRETFVRRRRETLPEWTASDRFDHDFRLMVNTVVEERSWGNTLVVGDEVTVEDVVAVDDSETPVAGRDSAAE
- a CDS encoding chorismate mutase; translated protein: MSDTPNTENRSLDELRREIEDIDREIVELIARRTYVADTVAAVKEDRDLPTTDEGQEERVMERAGENAEQFDVDANLVKAIFRLLIELNKVEQRESR
- a CDS encoding shikimate kinase, producing MEGRAAALGAGTVLNALATGTGAAFGIDVETRATVELDPAADLVEGEIAEDADGDTDLIERCVALATERWGDGEGGTVRTDSDVPLAAGLKSSSAAANATVLATCDALGLAVGDGPDDPAVDVTRLEACRLGVRAARAAGVTVTGAFDDATASMLGGVTVTDNDADELRARETVDWDVLVWTPPERAYSADADVARCEAVAPMADLVADLALDGRYGEAMTVNGLAFSAALGFDADPAVEAMPHATAVSLSGTGPSVVAVADPADPETDLDAVVDAWGGRSGTLRRTTTRNDGAAVE